In Nostoc sphaeroides, the genomic window CGGCTATGGTGTCACTACATATTTACCATTACAAAAATCTTTAGTTTTGTATCAGTGGATGCTTGATATTGAAGTGAATAACTCGGACACTGTTTTTGCAATCAAAAGTACAAAAACGTGAAAAAAATCAAGATTTTCAAGTTTCTGCTGCCATTTGTGGTAGTAGTTTTATTCATAATTGGGTTGGCAAAGATCGTACCAGCCCAGTCATCAGTAAGTGTTCACCTAACCCTTGGTAACCCCAGCAACGCTGAAACTTCCAACCTAAATAACTACTTGCTGGTAAAACCACAGTATGTAATTGGTTACAACTGCTCAATAGGTAGAGCAAATTGGGTGTCTTGGCAGTTGAATAGTAGTTGGTTAGGTAGCACATCAAGGCAAGATAATTTTCGGGCTGATACAACACTTCCTTCTGGGTGCTATCAAGTTCAATCTACCGATTTTAGCGGAAGTGGGTTTGATCGTGGTCACATGACGCCTAGTGGTGACAGAACTAGTAGTGTTACCAATAATTCTGCCACATTTTTGATGAGCAATATGATTGCTCAAGCCCCAGATAACAATCAGGGGATTTGGGCAAACTTAGAGGAATATGCCAGAACTTTAGTAGGACAGGGTAAAGAACTCTACATCATATCTGGTGGATATGGGATGGGCGGTATCGGGTCTAAAGGAAGGTTCTATACAATAGCTAATGGACGTGTTCAAGTTCCTAATACAACTTGGAAAATTATTGTTGTACTGGATACTCCAGGTTTAGGCCTTGCTGGCGTGACAACCAGCACGAGAGTCATTGCTGTCAATATTCCCAACAGGCAAGGGGTGCGAACAGAGGATTGGAGAAACTATCGGGTTAGCGTTGACTCATTAGAATCCTTAACTGGATACAATTTTATCTCAGAAGTCTCAACATCTATTCAGTCTGTAATAGAAGCGCAAATTGACAATTTATAAGTTTAGATGATTTCAGAAATGAGAAAGCCTAGCTGCACAGATAGCTAGGCTTTTATTTAGATAAATTTCCAACCTGCTTACTAGGTTTCAACCAGTTTTGTTACTACTCCAGTTAAGTCACCATCTTTAG contains:
- a CDS encoding DNA/RNA non-specific endonuclease; the encoded protein is MKKIKIFKFLLPFVVVVLFIIGLAKIVPAQSSVSVHLTLGNPSNAETSNLNNYLLVKPQYVIGYNCSIGRANWVSWQLNSSWLGSTSRQDNFRADTTLPSGCYQVQSTDFSGSGFDRGHMTPSGDRTSSVTNNSATFLMSNMIAQAPDNNQGIWANLEEYARTLVGQGKELYIISGGYGMGGIGSKGRFYTIANGRVQVPNTTWKIIVVLDTPGLGLAGVTTSTRVIAVNIPNRQGVRTEDWRNYRVSVDSLESLTGYNFISEVSTSIQSVIEAQIDNL